The proteins below come from a single Carnobacterium divergens DSM 20623 genomic window:
- a CDS encoding ABC transporter ATP-binding protein produces MTNQEKILQVKGLKQYFNEGQQNEVQAVNDISFDVFKGETFGLVGESGCGKSTTGRAIIRLYEPTAGEIIFQDTEVHDIKGKKDMLQFRREMQMIYQDPYASLNPKMKVRDIIAEGIDIHGLAASTADRNNQVDELLKTVGLNPDHSTRYPHEFSGGQRQRIGIARALAVQPEFIICDEPISALDVSIQAQVVNLLMKLQKEKGLTYLFIAHDLSMVKYISDRIGVMYYGKLVELAPAEQVYNAPLHPYTESLLSAVPLPDPNYERNRIRIPYTPKAPTGAEEKLREITPGHFVYCTEADIPALQAKAASYKS; encoded by the coding sequence ATGACTAATCAAGAAAAGATTTTACAGGTAAAAGGTTTAAAACAATATTTTAATGAAGGTCAACAAAATGAAGTTCAAGCTGTTAACGATATTTCTTTTGATGTTTTTAAAGGTGAAACATTTGGTTTAGTAGGAGAATCTGGTTGTGGAAAATCAACAACAGGACGTGCGATTATTCGCTTATATGAGCCTACTGCTGGTGAAATTATTTTCCAAGATACTGAAGTTCATGATATCAAAGGCAAAAAAGATATGCTTCAATTTAGACGAGAAATGCAAATGATTTATCAAGATCCATATGCTTCTTTGAATCCTAAAATGAAAGTTCGTGACATTATCGCTGAAGGAATTGATATTCATGGTTTAGCAGCATCAACAGCTGATCGTAATAATCAAGTAGATGAGCTGTTAAAAACTGTTGGATTGAATCCAGATCATTCCACTCGTTATCCTCATGAGTTCTCAGGCGGACAGAGACAACGTATAGGAATTGCTCGCGCATTAGCTGTTCAACCAGAATTTATCATTTGTGATGAACCCATTTCTGCGCTAGATGTTTCGATTCAAGCGCAAGTTGTGAATTTATTAATGAAGTTACAAAAAGAAAAAGGGTTAACGTATTTATTTATTGCCCATGATCTTTCAATGGTAAAATATATTAGCGATCGTATTGGTGTCATGTATTATGGGAAATTAGTGGAATTAGCTCCTGCTGAGCAAGTATACAATGCACCTTTGCATCCTTATACTGAAAGCTTACTATCAGCTGTACCTCTTCCTGACCCAAATTATGAACGTAATCGTATTCGTATTCCATACACTCCAAAAGCACCAACAGGAGCAGAAGAAAAATTACGCGAAATTACACCAGGTCATTTTGTATACTGTACAGAAGCAGACATCCCTGCTTTACAAGCAAAAGCTGCAAGCTATAAAAGTTAA
- the trpS gene encoding tryptophan--tRNA ligase, giving the protein METIFSGIQPSGVPTIGNYIGAMKQFIQLQDNYNCYYCIVDEHAITVPQDRLKLREQTKGLAALYLAIGLDPTKSTIFIQSEVPAHTQAAWIVQCNTTVGELERMTQFKDKSAKNNRVGVSAGLLTYPPLMVADIVLYQSNLVPVGEDQKQHLELTRDFVERFNNRYSNGAPILTLPDALIPKAGGRIMSLQEPTNKMSKSDDNQKGFISMLDEPAAIRKKLKSAVTDSSGVIEFDVANKPGISNLLTIYSSFSGESIDELVARYQGVGYGTFKDELADAVINVMEPIQVRYRELLHSDELDQILDTGAIEANKVANKTLTKMINSVGLGRKKR; this is encoded by the coding sequence ATGGAAACAATTTTTTCTGGTATTCAACCAAGTGGTGTTCCTACTATCGGAAACTATATTGGAGCGATGAAACAATTTATTCAGTTACAGGATAACTATAACTGTTACTATTGTATCGTTGATGAACACGCGATTACCGTTCCACAAGACCGTTTAAAATTACGTGAACAAACAAAAGGATTAGCAGCATTATATTTAGCAATTGGACTTGATCCGACTAAATCAACTATCTTTATTCAATCTGAAGTACCAGCTCATACACAGGCAGCATGGATTGTCCAGTGCAATACAACCGTTGGTGAGTTAGAACGAATGACTCAGTTTAAAGATAAATCGGCTAAAAATAATCGTGTAGGTGTTAGTGCCGGTCTCCTTACTTACCCACCTTTAATGGTAGCTGATATTGTTTTATATCAATCAAATTTAGTTCCTGTTGGAGAAGACCAAAAACAACACTTAGAACTAACTCGCGACTTTGTAGAACGATTTAATAATCGTTACAGCAATGGTGCACCTATTTTAACACTACCTGACGCTTTGATTCCAAAAGCTGGTGGACGAATCATGAGTTTGCAAGAACCCACTAACAAAATGAGTAAATCAGATGATAATCAAAAGGGATTTATCTCAATGTTAGATGAACCGGCAGCTATTCGAAAAAAATTAAAAAGTGCAGTAACAGATTCAAGTGGCGTGATTGAGTTTGATGTTGCAAATAAACCAGGTATTTCGAATTTATTAACAATCTATTCTTCTTTTTCTGGGGAATCGATTGACGAGCTTGTTGCTCGTTATCAAGGTGTTGGTTACGGTACATTTAAAGATGAATTAGCGGATGCTGTGATTAATGTTATGGAGCCTATCCAAGTTCGTTATCGTGAACTGCTTCATTCAGATGAGTTGGACCAAATTTTAGACACTGGTGCTATTGAAGCTAATAAAGTCGCAAATAAGACTCTTACTAAGATGATAAATAGTGTTGGCTTAGGAAGAAAAAAACGTTAA
- a CDS encoding lipoate--protein ligase — MYFVDNNEVTDPRINLAIETFLLKEMKLDEPILLFYINEPSIIIGRNQNTIEEINTQYVEENNIHVVRRLSGGGAVYHDFGNLSFSFIMPDDGNSFRDFGKFTKPVIASLHQMGVEGAELKGRNDLVIDDKKFSGNAMYATSGRMFAHGTIMFDSDIEAVVGALKVRKDKIESKGIKSIRSRVTNIKPFLSDEYQYISTKEFRNQLLLSIFDVTERSQVKEYHLTEADWNRIHEISNDYYGNWDWNYGKSPKFELNRRQRFPIGSVEFKMNVENGFLKEVRIFGDFFGLGEISDVEKILENVKYERSAINDVLDKVDIKRYFGNIEKEDLLNLIY; from the coding sequence ATGTATTTTGTAGACAACAACGAGGTTACAGATCCGCGAATTAATTTAGCAATTGAAACATTTTTATTAAAAGAAATGAAGTTAGATGAACCTATTTTACTTTTTTACATTAATGAGCCATCGATTATTATTGGGCGTAATCAAAATACAATTGAAGAAATCAACACACAGTATGTTGAAGAAAATAACATTCATGTTGTGCGTCGTTTATCAGGTGGTGGAGCTGTTTATCACGATTTTGGCAATCTATCCTTTAGTTTTATTATGCCGGATGATGGCAATTCTTTCCGAGACTTTGGGAAATTTACAAAGCCAGTGATTGCTTCCTTGCATCAAATGGGTGTTGAGGGGGCTGAATTAAAAGGTCGTAATGATTTAGTGATTGATGACAAGAAATTTTCAGGAAATGCGATGTATGCGACAAGTGGTAGAATGTTTGCGCATGGAACAATTATGTTTGACAGTGATATTGAAGCTGTTGTAGGTGCTTTAAAAGTACGAAAAGATAAAATTGAATCAAAGGGAATCAAATCAATCAGAAGTCGTGTTACGAATATCAAACCTTTTTTAAGTGATGAATATCAATACATTTCAACAAAAGAATTTAGAAATCAGTTGTTGTTGAGTATTTTTGACGTAACAGAGCGTAGCCAAGTAAAAGAATATCATCTAACGGAAGCGGACTGGAATCGAATCCATGAAATTTCAAACGACTATTATGGGAACTGGGATTGGAATTATGGGAAATCGCCTAAATTTGAATTAAATCGTCGCCAACGTTTTCCAATTGGATCAGTTGAGTTTAAGATGAATGTTGAAAATGGATTTTTAAAAGAAGTAAGAATCTTTGGTGATTTTTTTGGTCTAGGTGAAATCTCGGATGTCGAAAAAATACTAGAAAATGTAAAATATGAACGAAGCGCAATCAATGATGTCTTAGATAAAGTAGATATTAAACGTTACTTTGGGAATATTGAAAAAGAAGATTTATTAAATTTAATCTATTAA
- the spxA gene encoding transcriptional regulator SpxA, with translation MVTLYTSPSCTSCRKARAWLEEHHIAYTERNIFSEPLNIPEIKAILRMTEDGTEEIISTRSKVFQELDVDLDDMPLQQLFDLVQKNPGLLRRPIMLDEKRLQVGYNEDEIRRFLPREVRALELQQAQLLVSY, from the coding sequence ATGGTCACATTATATACATCACCTAGTTGTACTTCATGTAGAAAAGCGCGTGCTTGGTTAGAGGAACATCACATTGCATATACTGAGAGAAATATATTCTCTGAACCTTTAAACATTCCAGAAATCAAAGCCATTTTAAGAATGACTGAAGATGGAACTGAAGAAATTATTTCAACTCGTTCAAAAGTATTTCAAGAACTTGATGTTGATTTAGATGATATGCCTTTACAACAACTTTTCGATCTTGTACAGAAAAATCCAGGCTTATTACGTCGTCCAATTATGCTAGACGAAAAAAGATTGCAAGTTGGATATAATGAAGATGAAATTCGTCGTTTCTTGCCTAGAGAAGTTCGTGCTTTGGAATTACAACAAGCACAATTATTGGTTAGTTACTAA
- a CDS encoding ABC transporter ATP-binding protein, with the protein MSNILEVKDLNITFDTFAGTVQAIRGVSFDLKKGETLAIVGESGSGKSVTSRSIMRLLAKNANIEKGEILFNGKDLVKTSEKEMQGIRGKEIAMIFQDPMTSLNPTMSIGKQIAEPIIKHQKLSKKEALERALELLKLVGLPEPEKRMKQYPHQFSGGQRQRIVIAIALACNPEVLIADEPTTALDVTIQAQILDLMKQLQQKIATSIIFITHDLGVVANVADRVAVMYAGKIVEVGTVDEIFYNPQHPYTWGLISSMPTLETEGGGNLYAIPGTPPDLLDPPTGDAFAPRNEFAMKIDTELEPPFFKVSDTHYAATWLLHPDAPAVTPPAEIRARQEIYKNEQHVTSAEMKATTEATFEPIDDADAGKGVDLND; encoded by the coding sequence ATGAGTAATATATTAGAAGTAAAAGATTTGAATATCACATTCGACACCTTTGCTGGTACAGTACAAGCAATTCGTGGTGTCAGTTTCGATCTTAAAAAAGGCGAAACATTAGCAATCGTTGGTGAATCTGGTTCTGGTAAATCAGTAACGAGTAGAAGTATCATGCGTTTGCTTGCTAAAAATGCGAACATTGAAAAAGGCGAGATTTTATTTAATGGTAAAGACCTTGTGAAAACTTCTGAAAAAGAAATGCAAGGAATTCGTGGGAAAGAAATTGCAATGATTTTCCAAGATCCAATGACGTCTTTAAATCCAACGATGTCAATTGGCAAACAAATAGCTGAACCTATTATTAAGCATCAAAAATTAAGCAAAAAAGAAGCGTTAGAGCGTGCTTTAGAATTATTAAAATTAGTAGGATTACCTGAACCAGAAAAAAGAATGAAGCAGTATCCACATCAATTTTCAGGTGGGCAACGTCAAAGAATCGTGATTGCGATTGCTTTAGCGTGTAATCCAGAAGTACTGATTGCTGATGAACCAACAACAGCTCTTGATGTTACAATTCAAGCGCAAATTTTAGATTTAATGAAGCAATTGCAACAAAAAATTGCGACATCGATTATTTTTATCACCCATGATTTAGGTGTAGTTGCTAACGTTGCAGATCGTGTAGCGGTTATGTATGCTGGTAAAATTGTTGAAGTAGGAACAGTTGATGAGATTTTCTACAATCCGCAACATCCTTATACATGGGGATTAATCAGCTCGATGCCAACTCTTGAAACAGAAGGTGGCGGAAATCTGTATGCTATTCCAGGTACACCGCCTGATTTATTAGATCCGCCGACAGGGGACGCATTTGCACCTCGTAATGAATTTGCAATGAAAATCGATACAGAATTGGAACCACCTTTCTTTAAAGTATCAGATACTCATTATGCAGCAACTTGGTTGTTACATCCAGATGCACCGGCGGTAACGCCTCCTGCTGAAATAAGAGCACGTCAAGAAATCTACAAAAATGAGCAACACGTAACATCTGCTGAGATGAAAGCAACAACAGAAGCAACATTTGAACCAATTGATGATGCTGATGCTGGCAAGGGGGTTGACCTAAATGACTAA
- the opp3C gene encoding oligopeptide ABC transporter permease, whose amino-acid sequence MTSQQNELKQELNNLTPDSFQPALDSGLADKEKIAAPSLNFFQDSWRRLKKNKAAVVCLFILLFIIAACASAKLISPHDPNKQTVAYSNLPPRIPGININGLNGTAKVGDKRVDKYAQRNVPKDVNYFFGTDGLGRDLFSRILAGTSVSLLIAFIAALFDLTIGVTYGLISGMKGGRVDNVMQRFLEILSGIPNLVVVILMLLILEPGIMSIVLALAITGWISMARVVRAQTLKLKNQEYILAARTLGESSFKIAIKHLIPNLSGVIIIQTMFTIPAAIFFEAFLSFIGIGIPAPQASLGTLLSDGYKTFRFLPHLMWYPAAVICILMISFNLLADGLRDAFDPKMKD is encoded by the coding sequence ATGACTAGTCAACAAAATGAATTAAAACAAGAATTGAACAACCTAACCCCTGACAGCTTTCAACCAGCATTAGATTCTGGTTTAGCAGATAAAGAAAAGATTGCAGCTCCATCCCTGAATTTCTTTCAAGATTCATGGAGACGATTGAAAAAAAATAAAGCAGCGGTTGTCTGTTTGTTTATCTTATTATTTATTATCGCAGCATGTGCATCTGCAAAACTGATTTCACCACATGATCCAAATAAACAAACAGTTGCTTATTCAAACTTGCCACCAAGAATTCCAGGGATTAACATCAATGGGTTAAATGGAACGGCAAAAGTTGGCGATAAACGTGTGGATAAATATGCACAAAGAAATGTTCCTAAAGATGTTAATTACTTCTTTGGTACAGATGGCTTAGGTCGTGATTTGTTCTCACGTATTTTAGCAGGGACAAGCGTTTCTTTATTGATTGCCTTTATTGCAGCCTTGTTTGATTTAACTATTGGGGTAACTTATGGACTGATTTCGGGTATGAAGGGCGGACGTGTCGATAATGTGATGCAACGTTTCTTAGAGATCCTTTCTGGAATTCCTAATTTAGTAGTAGTTATTTTAATGTTATTGATTTTAGAACCAGGAATTATGTCAATTGTTTTAGCATTGGCAATCACAGGGTGGATTTCAATGGCTCGTGTTGTACGTGCTCAAACATTAAAATTAAAGAACCAAGAATACATTTTAGCTGCCCGTACTTTAGGAGAATCTTCTTTTAAAATAGCTATAAAACACTTAATTCCAAACTTATCTGGGGTAATCATTATTCAAACAATGTTTACCATTCCAGCGGCTATTTTCTTTGAAGCATTCTTAAGCTTTATCGGAATAGGAATTCCAGCACCACAAGCATCATTAGGTACACTTTTAAGTGATGGATATAAGACATTCCGTTTCTTACCACATTTAATGTGGTATCCAGCAGCCGTTATCTGTATCTTAATGATTTCATTTAACTTATTAGCTGATGGTTTACGTGATGCATTTGATCCAAAAATGAAAGATTAG
- the opp3b gene encoding oligopeptide ABC transporter permease has product MKNYAKFLGTRIFYMFLTLFLIASITFFLMKLLPGTPYSNQEKLSEEQIYIMNEKYGLNKPMAEQYWIYITGLLRGNLGVSFQFNNTPVTTLLSSRVGPSLQLGFQAIILGTLLGIILGVIGAMNQNTWIDTSATFMAILGRSIPNFVFAVLLQLVFGVYLKWFPIAMWKDGFASSVLPTIALAISPLADSARFIRTEMVDVLSSDYIELARAKGLSRWTVAFKHGVRNALIPLVTLLGPLAVGLMTGSLVVENIFSIPGIGEQFVKSIMTNDYPTIMGVTILFSAMLVGVILLVDILYGIIDPRIRVTAGGDN; this is encoded by the coding sequence ATGAAAAACTACGCAAAATTTTTAGGAACTAGAATATTCTACATGTTTTTGACATTATTCCTAATCGCATCGATTACATTCTTTTTGATGAAGCTTTTACCAGGTACACCATACAGTAACCAGGAGAAACTATCAGAAGAACAAATTTATATTATGAATGAAAAGTATGGCTTGAATAAACCAATGGCAGAACAATATTGGATTTATATTACCGGATTATTAAGAGGAAATTTGGGCGTATCATTCCAATTTAATAATACACCAGTAACAACGTTACTATCTTCTCGTGTGGGACCGTCCTTACAGTTAGGATTCCAGGCGATTATCCTCGGGACACTACTTGGAATTATTCTAGGAGTAATCGGGGCAATGAACCAAAATACATGGATTGATACATCCGCTACCTTTATGGCGATTTTAGGTCGATCGATTCCAAACTTCGTGTTTGCAGTATTGCTACAATTAGTGTTTGGGGTATACTTAAAGTGGTTCCCAATTGCGATGTGGAAAGATGGCTTTGCTTCATCAGTCCTTCCAACTATAGCCTTAGCAATTTCTCCATTAGCTGATTCAGCTCGTTTTATTAGAACTGAAATGGTTGATGTTTTAAGTAGTGATTATATTGAATTAGCACGTGCAAAAGGGTTGAGTCGTTGGACAGTAGCCTTCAAACACGGTGTTCGTAATGCATTGATCCCATTAGTTACACTATTAGGACCATTAGCAGTTGGACTAATGACTGGTTCATTAGTTGTTGAAAATATTTTCTCAATCCCTGGTATTGGGGAACAATTTGTAAAATCAATTATGACAAATGATTACCCAACGATTATGGGGGTAACAATTCTATTTTCTGCAATGTTAGTAGGAGTAATCTTACTTGTAGATATTTTATATGGAATTATTGATCCACGTATTCGTGTAACTGCAGGAGGGGATAATTAA
- a CDS encoding DUF3899 domain-containing protein — protein MNMKNKSLILIILSLIASIVWQLVTRQSLSLLETSNSLFFIAGILLIFALLWLTLSSGVFDFFNYSMKKSLHIVKRKEEKLEVTPLSKSVGTGFKTFLISGAALLVISLFALLGYYL, from the coding sequence ATGAATATGAAAAATAAATCCTTAATTTTAATCATTTTGTCATTGATTGCAAGTATTGTTTGGCAACTTGTTACTAGGCAATCACTCAGTCTCTTAGAAACGTCAAACAGTCTCTTTTTTATTGCTGGTATTTTATTGATTTTTGCTTTACTTTGGTTGACTCTTTCTTCTGGCGTTTTCGATTTTTTTAATTATAGCATGAAAAAAAGTCTTCATATTGTCAAAAGAAAAGAAGAAAAATTAGAAGTAACACCTCTTTCTAAATCAGTAGGAACTGGTTTTAAGACCTTTTTAATCTCAGGAGCTGCCTTATTAGTCATCAGCTTATTCGCACTTTTAGGTTACTATTTATGA